Within the Xiphophorus couchianus chromosome 17, X_couchianus-1.0, whole genome shotgun sequence genome, the region AGTTGCAGTTTCAAGTTTCGTTTCTTGTTCAGTCAACATACAGAACATCTATGAAGTTCTTGTACTTACAGTTTCACTAATGGTTGTGAAATTTGCGCTTGCCTGATTTAATATACAttattaaagctaaataaatctTGACTTGGGTTTGCTACCGAGCAGGGAAGTGAAACTAAAAGGATTCCACGAGttcaccagcagggggcagacGGCTTCGACGAGATCACGTGCTCTTATGACAAACTATATTTatgctttgtttgtttacttatcaaatgaccacaaaaaaaactatagaGGTTCAGTTACTAGGGAGACCTCTAAAGGAAACTGATagcattagattttatttttggtgcaTCAGAGTGAAGAAGATGGAATACAATGCATGTAacactttaatttgtttgtaattttgacaaaaactttgttttcttttgcttcacaGCTCTGCCCTACTTTTTGTTGTGACGTAAATATCcaataacatttattgtttgtaatgtgacaaattgtgAGATCTCATATTGATTAGACTGTTTAACAAACACAGGACAACtacaatgtttttgaaatgcttGATTCCCAAAGTTATCCATATGATGATGACTATGATTATAAAAAAGGATGGCTTATCCTGCCTTAATActtaagtgaaatatttttcagagtCTGATGAGAAAACTTTTTCTGGAAGCGAATCAGAAGTCAGCGATGAGTCAGACTTTGAGTCGGAGAGTGAGCAGGAGTCGGATTCAGAGGATGACAGTCAGGTTAGTTTATAAAACACAACCACACATAAACTTAGGAAATAACTAATTGAAACCAAAACTACTCTCTTTTTCTTAAAtcattcttttcctttttcaggtTTGCACAAAGCAACCCTGCAAATATTACAACCGTGGCGGTTGTAAGGGTGGGGCCAGCTGCTCTTACCTGCATGTGTGCAAGTATTTCCTAACAGGAAACTGCCGCTACGGATCAAGCTGTAAACTCAATCACAGTTTGGGTGGAAGGAGATCATTTGGGGAGTGTGCCAGCTCCGAAGACCAATCAGCAGCAAGCAGTAAGAAGCTATTaactttgatttattattgttattatatcATGTTGTTCAAGTAGCTCCAGTGGTCTATGTCACCAATTTTCTTTaagtaaatgttatttattttgtttgacattaGTTGCTTACCgcattcaaattaaatttatgtttgtttttcaaccaGACCCCCAACTTACTGATGGTCGACCCTACCAGTGGCAGATAAATGATGGAAAGGGCTGGAGGGATGTTGAAAATGATCATATTATTGAGGCCCAGTATTCTCTGCCCCACACTAAAAGCATCAAAATATACAACACATCATATGGGTAAACGTTTAATCATATATATGattatttaaatcttaaaactgtATTAAATTGTTACAAAGTGAAACTAAATATCAACAAGGTGAGAGTGAGGTTACTGTCCTGCAGGGCGGTGTGTATAGATTTCAACAAAATACGAATCTATGAAAAGAAGAACTTGAAGGTGAGGCGCCTGGATGATGGCAACACTGTGTGGGACTGGTACTGCACCTTAAGTCGGAAGTGGAGGAAGTATGGAGACAAGGTAGATGGCTTCTGCatctttattcttgtttaaaCCTCATACAGTAGGTTTGAGTGATGACTTATTTGTCATGTTTGCTATGTTGTGGGCAGAACTCGAAAGGCAATCCAAGTCCAGTAAAAAGCTCCGACATAGAGAGGAAGTTTCAGAGCAACCCGAAAAGCTCTTTTACTTTCATAGCTGGTGGGGAAAGTTTTCAAATTAAGTTTCCAGGTGACTTACACTCACACCGATTCATATAATGGATTCTTTAAGCACACAACTCCAACTAGATGCAGCACATTCATTACGATTTACTTAACTTCACTGACTCGTTTCTGACTTTTGATAGAAATGCGACAggtgggaaaaaagaaaaataggaagGTCACACGGCGACCTGTGTTCAGACAACAACAAGGAATAGCAGGGTAAGTTTGGATCTGGTTCACTGATAGAATGTAAATGAAGCACTTTATCTTCTCTAAAGTAAACAACTTGTAATTTGTTTAcaagtttttgagtttttcccAGGTGGCATGCTCAAAATCTATAAAACTTCACAGTCCACAGCACAGCACTTTATTATGCAATAAAGTGAACATCACCTCTGAAGCATAAACATTAGCATATCTTTCTGGTTATAGATAGATTTACTTTAACACCAATCGGAGCAAAAATCTTTCTGTCTAAAAGCCTCAGACAGAAAATGTTAGATGTTTAAACAGGGAAACgctctttaaaaatgcagaagaatGTCGTCGTTATGATGTGCACGTCATATAAAATACCAATGTGTAATTTTAGACATTGTTATTTAGGTGTCCCAATTATAACTCaccaatttattttgaaacaatattttattgaatttttttgtattacttgagaaattcatgttcaaatatgCACAGAATGTTTTAGGTTGTCCTAATTTCTTTTACGCCAAGCTAAGGTAGCTATTTTGCCTTTATGCTCCACTAACACTATGCTAGCACTAATAGCCATAAACATGTCTTTTAAATGCTGTAAGtccaaaatttgattttattatttcagagcCGCTCATGTAGTAGCCACATCGTTCCAGAAGCTTTCTGTGGGCACCAAACCACAGTGGCAATTTGAGGGAAACGGTGGAAACTGGTATAACTTCAAACGCAGGGTCAGCAGAGTATGTGGTTCAATTTGATCTCAGAGactttgttttccagtttaacTGCAACATGTCAGTTTGTTTCAACAGTCAGGCACTTCGTCTGAGTGCTCCATAACCAGTGATGACATCGAGAGCAAGTACCAGCTAAACCCCACAGACAGCATgaagttcaaaataaaaggaCAACCCTACAAGCTGGATTTTGGAGGTTAGGATTGTTGACAATTCAGCATAATAAGACAATTGCCATAATTAGAGGataatttcattttgtcaaTCAAAGCAATTAAATAATACCTttcaacatatatattttttcattccaGCGATGATTCAGATCAACCAGACAAACAACCGCAAACGCAAGATCAGACGAGTGCTGGTGTGAGGAATAAAGATGGAGCTGCTTTTCAGAAACCAGACAATTGTGCAATACTGTCCTAGTGCATTCATTTAGGGTGTTTGTTTGCCAAGTACACCAGGGATAGCTctccaataaaacatttaatgatgTTTACATAAATTATGGCCTGATACTGTAAAATATCAGTGAGGTTTACAAGTGAATACATGAATCCTGCCTGAGAATCATGCACTTAGACAATCCAAGTTGTAATTTGCAGTTGATGTTTGAATTTTTCATCTTAGAGTCTCAGAGGCTCTTGTCTATTTTTTGCAGAGTACCGAAACCAACCATAGGTTtttcaaaaaagcaaaaaatcttGGTTAAATTAGAGGACATGGAATGTGATTTTAGAATCTGTCTATGGAAGATACACAGTCAGATTCCCttgatgcaataaaaatatgaatattaaagTAAATCAATTCTGTTCTACACTAATATGCACATATGTTGCTCAATTGTGCCATATGCATTATATTCAATCTTTGTCATTTACACCTCTTTGCCTTCTTTTtgtgtcttcttcttcatattatgttatgttttcaATCTGGTGCTGATCTGAGAAAAGCCTCTGGTGAAGATCATAATCTCTTTTagcagaaactgaaataaataaaagcttcaaaTTTCTGTcgacttttgtttattttaagaatgAGGAATTTTTAGTTAAAGTCTGATTACTCATGTAATTTAATGaccttatttttaaaagaaatcattgATGTTGGTCACATTTGggttgtttgtttaaaaatataacttttgaTCACATTTCAACAGATTTTGTTACtataaaattgaaaagaaaacaccaaatatgGCGGCATCCTATCCTCAGTGACATGAGTGTAAGCTTTGTAAGATACAATCAGAATGGCCTGAATGATCCAAagaacatttgatttatttgtagtTATGGGCTGCATTTGATCTGTGATTTACAAAACCTTTATTCTACatatgaaaaacacacaacatacaTTTTCTAAGCTTCTTCTTGCATTTGGGTCACCTGTAGTTGatttaagcagaaaaacagaggagttttattcaataaattaaaatgttattgaaaacTTCATTAATTCCAGTAACTCCATGACTaagtaaaacacattacatatATAAATCACAAACAAACCCATGTTTGAAGCCTTTCTTTCTATTAATTATTATGGTTTGACGCTTACAGCTACTGTGAACTTAATAAAAGTATGCTAGTTATCTGCTTAatggttgttattttcaaaagttactTCTAATCTGACAAATCTAATTAGAACATTTACTCTAACTTATTTCTAAAGTTAGCATACTTTACTTATTATAGTTGACAGTTGTCTTTGAACCATATATTAGCACATGTGGCTACACTCATATGGCTGAAGACCAAAGAGTCCATAGTCACTATTGACAGAGTTAACTTGTAAACAGCGACTGGAGTTTCCCCTCCCTCTCCCTCTGTCaaagaaatgaaagtgaaaCTATTTATGTCTGTGTAATGACAGCGTAGCAGAAGGATTTTAGCACAAGTAAGTGGGTCGATTCATGTTGtgttaattttgaaaatgtcatgttaAGTCAATTTTGTGCGTAAACTTTCCAAATCCTGccttttcagtgtattttatttgtctcaGCTTATGTTGAGTCTGAATCAGTCTGAGCATTAGGAAGTTGGCATTTGGCTGTTATGATTTACAGGACCTATACCAGAAGTTCAGTGTTACAGATTAAAATCTCTTAAAATTGCACAAAGCAGGAGGATTTCAGTTCTTTCACTATAGCTGGGTTTAGCAAgattacagtgaaatgtaataaagtcaaaatttctgtgtttgtcAGTGAGTGACAATCATTATCAGTGGCAACTGTTGAACGGCAATCAGTGGCTGAATATTGACAACGATCATGTGATCGAGACTCACTACTGCCAACCTGGAGCAAAGGGGATCAGCATCAACACAAGCCTAGGGTTTGTATTTTTACGCTCTGTGTAAAATGGGTTTAGTCATGTATCTACAGAAACCACATGAAATATACCATAGTGCATTTTTTGTCAATCCACAGGAAAGTTTTTATAGACTTTGATGAACTGAAGACTAATAACCCAGCACTGAGGGTGCAGAGACTGAGCCTTGTCCCTCAGGGTCAAGAAGAGGACATCGGATGGTACTTCAGAGACGACAGCCTGTGGTGTGAATATGGAACACAGGTAAAGAAATGTGTTCTCTCTCTCAGGGTCCTGACACTTTGTCTGGGCTAATGTCTTTCTAGTATCATGCGTGGTGACTATTATAAACGAATGCAGCAGTATATATGGCATATGAGACTTTCCAGTAACTGTGATCTTGAGTTCTTGTGGAGTATGAAATTTTATGTCCagaaagaattttgtttttgttcctgccACCTTGCGGAGAAAAAGCTAACTTCTGTGTTATTGTGAacaaagctgaacatttttcatcttccTCACCCCCTCAGAGCTCCAACATGTCATCATCATCCATCAACAGCAAAGACATCGAGACTCATTTCACTCAGAATCCTCAGGGAGTCATTCAGTTCAGCGTTGGCTCGACTGTATACTCACTGGATTTTTCCAGTATGTGGCTTTGACGAGTTTCTGAGAGCTATTTCTACAATCGGGTGAACATTGTATGTATGCAGTTAGATGTAACTGAAGGTGTTTAAATTTGCAGCCATGACCCAAACCAACGTCACTACAGGCTTACGCAGAAACTTGCGCAGGAGACCGAAATTCACCTCAAGCCCCGCAAAGTAAGATTTTTCAACCTTAGTTCAGTCATGCTTATGTAAATGAAGTGAAACATTCTAGCCTCTCtcagaataataattttacaaaatacttcaCTTTATGTCCCTGCAGCATTATCTCTGCTTCATTCCTGCCTCTGGCTTCACAATCCCAGTTATACAATCCCAGCTTCAAGTGGGAGTTTATGGGAGATGAAGGACAATGGACAGAATACCAAGCACATGTAAGTACAGCTTCTTATGTACGAACTTTATTCTCCAACTTTCAAAATTGTAATCTTTTAACATGCATTCATTTCATCCTTGAGCTTGGCTttttccacagcatgatgctgccacaccATAGGTTTAACAGTGGTTCTATGATAAATGCTTTCCTTTTGTTGCCTTCCTTTTGTGGCACAACTTCAATTGCTTTGAAGTTGTGCCACAAACTTTTTACTTGCAGCTTATGAAATAAGAAGTACCATGAGATTATCCAAGCTAAATGTAgcgacatttatttattatgatttataattttttgcaGATATGTTCGCTTGATAGTGCTGCCATTGAGAAGCAATACCAGCTGAACCCACAGGGCCAGATCCTCTTCAGTATCAGAAACTTTTCATACAAACTGGATTTTGCCAGTAATATACACAATTCATTCTCAATAATCCACTGTTTAATTCAAGAAGCCTCTGAAAACCATTATTATTTACAGGAATGTgccaaattaataataatattgggACAAGAAGAAGCGTGAGGCGGAGTCTGGACAACGGagctcagaaaaacaacaggtAAAGCAGTGCACCTTTTAGacatgtcttttatttttgaaaagtttatgaCCAACTTCCTTTGGAGTAACTTAGTCCTTACATGAATGAATATAACAGATTCTATATAATGTTTCTACTTATGCTCTATTATTCCCCTTAATCTATTTCTATCTTATCTTCTTCAGCTCAGGTACAAATGTCCATTGGCAGTTCCAAGATATCGATAGGATTTGGAAAGATTATTCCAAAGTAAAACtgagtatttctttttattaatatgagaACAGCGCTGTTAGAAGACAAACAATTGCTAATAAGTTAAACTGTCCCTTATTTATGGTGTCATGCAGAGTTATTGTCAATGCAGCGTTTCCAGTCCAGACATTGAACTCCAGTACCAGCAGAACCAGTCAGGCATTATGACATTTGCCACCCGCAGGTTCAGCTACGAGCTCAACTTCTCAGGTGAGCAGCAGAAAAAGTTGACAAATATGTATTTCAGGCAATGCAAATACAGCTGTACTTGTACCTTATGCAGATATTAAGGTTTtagatgtggaaaaagttaatGTACTCCGTCTGCTTGCAGCCATGACTCAGAGGAACCTGTCCACAAATGCCACCAGGTCAGTGAGACGACTTCTCCAGTGATCGGGGCGGATTGTTCAGAGGGAGGAGAGATACTTGCACGTTTTCCTCATAAGCTGTCTTGTTTCTATCTTGGTTGGTGTTTACAATATTGTTAACATAGAATGAAGCAGAGATGCTCATAGGTTTTCAGTCCACTTTAGAATTAAAATTTGGGTTTACTTTCTGACAAGATACAGTATATCTCTTATCAAAAGTATGTTCTCATACATCATTCTGGGCTCCTACAACTTTCAGGTCAAAATCCCAAAATTGTCTGTACTTCCCAACCTGCTGTTTAAGTATAAATACAAGTGAAGTAATGGCAGGTAGTGATGTCAAGCTTTAAGTGTAGACGCTTTACAAATATCTGAATGTGAATGTAAGAAAGTCTGCAGAtggaaaatgcttaaaaatgtcTGTGAGGGAACTCTGCTTAGTGTTTCTTCACAGAAAGTTTCAAGAACTGTACTGCCCGTTTGTAAAATGGTTTACATCAATTAGCACTATGTAATGAAACTAAGTGGTATTTCTGATTAAACATTTAACGTCACGGTGGTTTAGGATGTAATAAATGCGGAGACATTTAGATTATAggttttttgcaatattttgggCCATAACGCACttttaaatgttcatgaaaTCTGCCACAACAAAAGaacttcatttttgcttttcagttttattaagaTGTCTTAAGCGTTTCTAATTTATCTAGAAATGGTTAATACAATTGTTTCCCCTTCAAATAAAAGtgatcacaaaaaaaaaaatcaaacaaacagtGACCATCATTTGAGAATATTAGATTGTATGCTTTTATATATGTACAGATCTTCATGGAACCACTTCAGAAACCAGCACCTGGACACAAAACGAGGCTCACACTTCACACACAGAACAGCAGTAGTTTACAAACGGCCTAATCAAAGACCTAGTTTCAGTTAGCTTTGGGGTTCTGCTacaatatgtgaaaaaacaCTCCAATAAACCAATCGAGTTAATCAGAGCAAAGCGTTAACAGTATGGAAATGAACAGAACCTGAAGAGCGAAGTTCatcttaaaacattaaataaaatgacaatcaGCAGAATCAATGCGAATCTAAAAGAcccaaaatgttaaattcagaGTGAATTTACATTAATATCTAGTCATTAATAAAATCCGACAGAACAGTGAAGTTACTGCAGGTCACACACAACGAGAGCTGGTTCCGACAAACTATTTTCACCCTCAAGAACCGAAAAGGATTATTGCACTCGACTCATCTAAGGCCTCTTAACCcagaatcacaaaaacaaaaaagatgccAGGGACCTCACGGAGCATTCTATAATAAAATAACTACACAGTTACATTTCATATTAATGCACATGAAGTATGGGGATTGTGATATGGTTGGTCACTAGAAACAAAAATCTCCAATATTagttgataaaaagaaaaacagtttttaaattgatgtGGTCAGTGAAATGCAACCAAGCAAGTCACATCCATTGGAACAATTGTGTGTAGGCATGGGCCAGTTACTCTTATCAAGGTATGTAAAAACTTCAATAACTGCAAAAGTTTTCCAGTGTATCGTTCCCAAATCTGTCTTAGTTTTTCCCACGTGGAAATATTTCCATCCACAGCTGTCTTCACTTTAAAACTGGAAACTAAAGGAGCGCCATCCACCCCTATCTTTAaggcaaaacatgttttaaaaccaCAGTATAAAAACTTGAGAATCTGATGCAGCTACTTGAGCAGTTAAGCCTGACTAACATTAGCTAGTTTTAGTTACTTTATGCAGAATgtaaaaagaatagaaaagtTGTGACAAAGCTACAACTAAATTTAGCAggtgtttatttaatatttttgcttaagcCTATgtattaaaattcaaacaataaataaatgttacagaaaTTCACTGAAAAATCAGCTGTTGAGAGGAAATCCTGATCTGTGACTAGAAATTCATCTCACTGCTTCCAGGCTCAAGCAATGGCTAATAATTTTGAGGAAGAACAAAGAATTGTATTTTTACCGCATTTTAGTGATTCTTATAGGTTATGTGAACTAGATGGAGCAGAACTTGGAGGATGGAGAATTGGAAATGTTGGCAACGTTTTTGAAATCTCAGATATAATAAGGTAATATTATAACTAATACTTTTGCAGCATTAGGACTCAttagttttcctgttttaataaGTGGTAACATACTTATTAAAGtatgttatgtttgttttttgtgttaacAGTACAACACCATGATATGATCCTCAATATAATAATGTTTTATCCTGA harbors:
- the LOC114161213 gene encoding zinc finger CCCH-type antiviral protein 1, yielding MSKTKVVYYNPAMASAHESDEKTFSGSESEVSDESDFESESEQESDSEDDSQVCTKQPCKYYNRGGCKGGASCSYLHVCKYFLTGNCRYGSSCKLNHSLGGRRSFGECASSEDQSAASNPQLTDGRPYQWQINDGKGWRDVENDHIIEAQYSLPHTKSIKIYNTSYGAVCIDFNKIRIYEKKNLKVRRLDDGNTVWDWYCTLSRKWRKYGDKNSKGNPSPVKSSDIERKFQSNPKSSFTFIAGGESFQIKFPEMRQVGKKKNRKVTRRPVFRQQQGIAGAAHVVATSFQKLSVGTKPQWQFEGNGGNWYNFKRRSGTSSECSITSDDIESKYQLNPTDSMKFKIKGQPYKLDFGAMIQINQTNNRKRKIRRVLV
- the LOC114160953 gene encoding uncharacterized protein LOC114160953, whose translation is MSDNHYQWQLLNGNQWLNIDNDHVIETHYCQPGAKGISINTSLGKVFIDFDELKTNNPALRVQRLSLVPQGQEEDIGWYFRDDSLWCEYGTQSSNMSSSSINSKDIETHFTQNPQGVIQFSVGSTVYSLDFSTMTQTNVTTGLRRNLRRRPKFTSSPANIISASFLPLASQSQLYNPSFKWEFMGDEGQWTEYQAHICSLDSAAIEKQYQLNPQGQILFSIRNFSYKLDFARMCQINNNIGTRRSVRRSLDNGAQKNNSSGTNVHWQFQDIDRIWKDYSKSYCQCSVSSPDIELQYQQNQSGIMTFATRRFSYELNFSAMTQRNLSTNATRSVRRLLQ